The Euphorbia lathyris chromosome 2, ddEupLath1.1, whole genome shotgun sequence genome includes a window with the following:
- the LOC136220876 gene encoding uncharacterized protein gives MKGGRISEGVSQIQIQASFSDLPKDILVNILLRLSSSKKIFVCKCVCKTWCDLISEPEFAKHINVVKEELYPHFGSNSGCISSSNSETDFHIESEETDIVEKDDIIEEDDVVGEEEIDGEEDVVGEEEIVEEDDLVGEEEIDEEDDVVEEEEIVEEDDVVGEELYPISDPDPEPEPTSDSEDNDVDEVDDVVEEDDIDEEDDDSSDSDPDSDSSYDSDSYI, from the coding sequence atgAAAGGAGGAAGAATTTCAGAAGGAGTTAGCCAGATACAGATTCAGGCTTCATTTTCTGATCTTCCAAAGGATATTCTGGTGAATATCCTACTTCGGCTGTCGAGTAGTAAGAAGATTTTTGTGTGCAAATGTGTGTGCAAAACATGGTGTGATCTAATTTCAGAGCCTGAATTTGCCAAGCATATTAATGTAGTTAAAGAAGAGCTTTATCCTCATTTTGGTTCTAATTCTGGTTGTATTTCTAGTTCTAATTCTGAAACTGATTTTCACATAGAGTCCGAAGAAACTGATATAGTTGAAAAAGATGATataattgaagaagatgatgtagTTGGAGAAGAGGAGATAGATGGGGAAGAAGATGTAGTTGGAGAAGAGGAGATAGTTGAGGAAGATGATTTAGTTGGAGAAGAGGAGatagatgaagaagatgatgtagttgaagaagaggagatagttgaagaagatgatgtggtTGGAGAAGAGCTTTATCCTATTTCTGATCCCGATCCCGAACCCGAACCTACTTCTGATTCTGAAGATAATGATGTAGATGAAGTAGATGATGTAGTTGAAGAAGATGacattgatgaagaagatgatgatagTTCTGATTCTGATCCCGATTCCGATTCCAGTTACGATTCTGATTCTTACATATGA